The Plasmodium brasilianum strain Bolivian I chromosome 14, whole genome shotgun sequence genome contains a region encoding:
- a CDS encoding 50S ribosomal protein L3 yields the protein MNGGNLGQRRNGLLHSIIFRIRERRTFYASKWIRRLQLLNEKYNYKINKEEEEEIEYEEKKEDDQIEKVYPLWNSRRTGLLGYKVGCMSIWDIWGVKHAVTVVKISNCYVLDQKNISRNGYEALEIGIGNMNVTKQSKNNIGNYIKRKLGFIHKIREFKCTSDCFLPVQHKFSPRHFSPGQNLFISSSIKNKGFCGAMKKWNFSGKNQSHGTESKAHRSLGSVSMGKTINIVFRNKKMNTHIGEKSLVKCSNNKLFRINSLKNLLFIKGPIGGYKNKVIKISDAKGRSFNKFKNKIYLYYPTFIYKKNKKYKNVIDMPHSIEDPFLYNEIPLYEPTNK from the coding sequence ATGAATGGTGGTAACTTGGGTCAACGAAGGAACGGTCTTCTACATAGTATCATTTTTCGAATAAGAGAAAGAAGAACGTTTTATGCTTCTAAATGGATAAGAAGGTTACAATTGTTAAATgagaaatataattacaaaataaataaggaaGAGGAGGAGGAAATAGaatatgaagaaaagaaagaggACGATCAAATAGAAAAAGTATATCCATTATGGAATAGTAGAAGAACCGGATTGTTAGGATACAAAGTTGGGTGTATGAGTATATGGGATATATGGGGAGTAAAACATGCAGTAACAGTCGTTAAGATAAGCAATTGTTATGTGTTAGATCAAAAGAATATAAGTAGAAATGGATATGAAGCTTTAGAAATAGGAATAGGTAATATGAACGTTACAAAAcagagtaaaaataatattggtaattatattaaaaggaAGTTAggatttatacataaaataagaGAATTCAAATGTACGAGTGATTGTTTCTTACCTGTTCAGCATAAATTTTCACCTAGACATTTTTCTCCAGgtcaaaatttatttattagttcaagtataaaaaataaaggtttTTGTGGTGcaatgaaaaaatggaattttAGTGGTAAAAATCAATCGCATGGTACTGAGAGTAAAGCACACAGAAGTTTAGGTAGTGTTTCTATGGGGAAAACTATCAATATAGTTTTTCgaaataagaaaatgaaTACACATATAGGTGAAAAAAGCTTAGTTAAGTGTAGCAATAATAAACTATTTCGCATTAATAgtcttaaaaatttattatttattaaaggTCCTATTGGgggatataaaaataaagttataaaaatatctgATGCGAAAGGTAGATCTTtcaataaattcaaaaataaaatatatttatattatccaacatttatatataagaaaaataaaaaatataaaaatgttatagaTATGCCTCATAGTATAGAAGACCCATTTCTCTATAACGAAATTCCCCTATATGAACCCACGAATAAATGA
- a CDS encoding hypothetical protein (conserved Plasmodium protein), translating to MKEDKQRSADIHSENKSTPKTDCSVIHSLDVLTAYAIFTKYYLLYADNNNNELLKYKQSFYIIKKTINLLKNHYYNKINDINSLRAREKKLLVYLKRKIIILEDKCAFYSEHVEQLKKIYREQINLKNNKTQNLQDEVNNISKTSEEKIESNSTRILKLREDQIERLSQQLDSINNLYLKQVDSNKKLIMEVEELNKSILYLNNKIQEEKNNRNNVKRKLKFYMRYNRNKKQFKLNMAMLNKEEERVEKEEEKEDVCLSILCILKTELEMMDEEKKKKKYGDDKDKIILKNNNSFFKKIFNSNYKMKKKKNTTLFDTIYKKQFFSFYEKAFIENNKMKFDKIEKKKIFSIPLKNVKKSNNYDNIHNELKENIEEKEVQKREVKKKESHNKKNDRWNYLTLSNIYFYNNFNNNFDDEKNEHFHRNADGSNNRRFRRYRKGTSEQRQLENRKEGILNDAKEAAWKGENMSNGDTPSSGSPNGSTPINNSTNNYASNRNIDSKPISERTDMNNDNPKEREIRNKCNKSTQEDIKIKGADETVC from the exons ATGAAAGAAGATAAACAGAGGAGTGCGGACATTCATAGCGAAAATAAAAGTAC ACCCAAAACAGATTGTTCCGTCATCCACAGTTTGGACGTCTTAACAGCTTATGCAATATTTAcgaaatattatttgttatacgct gataacaataataatgaattgttaaaatataaacaaagcTTCTACATAATCAAAAAAACTATAaaccttttaaaaaat CATTAttacaacaaaataaacGACATTAATTCTCTGAGGGCGAGGGAGAAAAAGCTGTTAGTTTatttgaaaaggaaaattataattttggaAGACAAG TGCGCCTTTTATTCTGAACACGTAGAAcagctaaaaaaaatatatagag aacaaataaatttaaagaacAACAAAACACAAAATCTGCAGGATGAAGTGAATAATATA AGCAAAACGTCAGAGGAAAAAATCGAATCAAACAGCACTA gaatattaaaattaaggGAAGACCAGATCGAAAGGTTATCTCAGCAATTGGACTCAATAAACAATTTATACCTTAAG CAAGTCGACAGTAACAAAAAACTAATCATGGAAGTAGAGGAGCTAAACAAAAGt ATTTTGTACCTGAATAACAAAATTcaagaggaaaaaaataatcgaAATAATGTGAAAAGGAAATTAAAG TTTTACATGCGGTATAACAGGAACAAAAAACAGTTTAAGCTTAACATGGCAATGCTGAAcaaagaagaagaaagagTGGAAAAGGAAGAGGAAAAGGAGGATGTATGTCTTTCCATTTTGTGTATTCTCAAAACGGAATTAGAGATGAtggatgaagaaaaaaagaaaaaaaaatatggggATGACaaggataaaataatactaaaaaataataatagcttttttaaaaaaatattcaattcaaattataaaatgaaaaaaaaaaagaatacaacTCTATTTGATACaatatacaaaaaacaatttttttccttttatgaaaaagcttttattgaaaataataaaatgaaatttgataaaattgaaaaaaaaaaaattttttctattccattaaagaatgtaaaaaaaagtaataattacGATAATATACACAATGAgctaaaggaaaatattgaAGAGAAAGAGGTGCAAAAGAGGgaggttaaaaaaaaagaaagtcataataaaaaaaatgatagatGGAACTACTTGAcattaagtaatatatatttctacaacaattttaacaataattttGATGATGAGAAGAATGAACACTTCCATAGAAATGCTGATGGTTCAAATAACAGGCGCTTTAGGAGGTATAGGAAAGGTACCAGTGAGCAGAGGCAGTTGGAAAACCGTAAAGAAGGTATACTGAATGATGCAAAAGAAGCCGCATGGAAGGGGGAAAATATGTCAAATGGAGATACTCCTAGTAGTGGTAGCCCTAATGGTAGTACTCCTATAAACAATTCTACGAATAACTACGCGTCAAATCGAAACATTGATAGTAAACCCATCAGTGAACGTACGGATATGAATAATGACAACCCGAAGGAGAGAGAAATCAGAAATAAGTGCAACAAGAGCACACAGGAAGACATTAAAATTAAGGGTGCTGACGAAACGGTTTGTTAA
- a CDS encoding hypothetical protein (conserved Plasmodium protein), whose protein sequence is MKRRKNCSVFCHLHEQIRRKNSRRYFITSIELKKKNNFKIWKYENNNYKANIFFHENFQIFKEKDYLLKTRISNFKKINKCNINYLFIFLQFDEICTDHFFNNTLPTNGIHIQILSKLNYLLLLKRVIRNDTSLNRSLKYIYHNYVLAREGRNGNDVISSCIDHRLCVPGVDKNKNRSITIHRKDDAPSSSCCINDAAIAPARGSSGNSSSGSGNIKKEDGKEFFCLKKASELFKVDNCKIVIHTNINNKYIKHVYLEELDEDISTQLNYVYMFDNKIADKYILLQLYSFYEYYKEEVEKKKNEFLFFLDRLCERMLDKMNLIDLVFIFHTHIKQNYYNHLFLFILMNESEYFLNTTAQLKKEEKKQQIIKKKYNQKSLITFFHSLTNYFFYLSKHDTDGRYRDKLNYVKWLIYNKMYGYLLQYLQENYTLFTALDMTILYSSFFKLGIKNDQLQGVLLDYIVCRSVDGVASTNRGHDKARTNASDDVASTDRGDGVADIQSSTGGCHDRMSGGNMQIFCSFVNMFCKFFTQFSYSKEKYTKVIKSLLVIFENNLKIIVELFFNNACPTEVDDKRRTSTESFLNIVTNKDVNYFAFINLLRISRRSENGTSLLVGSKEKKWSKGVNQFSSSNCTDGKDSNICKDNSGENLYNLSTINENIKYIVNVLNSTYKILNHTIMSYRINEFSKNFHKIQLYNFVDKMIFGHTCTDNYNCTEYTQMLRRYIYNISLFTYSEGININRLFICSYIGNLFLCDFVNVYIKSISQQLLNSGERISTIKEKLNDDFFFSQIVTNTLGAINNLNIRRNGIFENISYLIKKNTFHLQFMHIANIIHSFASVKIRNEKLLCFLLHELMLQMNVERNKKQLNDQILSNISISLLKLDFPNEKFDHIIFANFKKVQSLQSLINITFYISYYNLVYPFLRENYFNYFFQHVKIYKMDHLTVQSKAQLKLISFLILHIHRYCSVKSGISDISFDAFVNSLNNLIRSSSNHSYTKLSNVGLYNHTLKKVYNYVTYIVRKRNALNNYCRINQKFFKNQNNSLSKHTKALNSNQPYNVFLKKHRTKQLCISNCKRGMHSHSTAPHGRPCGKFCSHIYNSEHRREHRSMHSRLHGRLRIRLHGRLHDRLHGRLHDRLHGRLHDRLHSSVEQNIEGKNTNTCFSLTHLKSTSINMFDIFTYKLLKNKNDKNVKLLDRENYLNLNFVSAFPFPEKPINYSTSNLHNDIFDVIVSLNIKRTAVKEISHYPYYVDIVLL, encoded by the coding sequence atgaaaaggagaaaaaactGCTCAGTCTTTTGCCATTTACATGAACAAATCAGGAGAAAAAACAGCAGGAGATATTTTATAACATCTATAGAactcaaaaagaaaaacaattttaaaatatggaaatacgaaaataataattataaggcaaatatattttttcatgaaaattttcaaatttttaaggaaaaagattatttactaaaaacaagaataagtaattttaaaaagataaataaatgtaatataaattatttgttcatatttttacaatttgaTGAAATATGTACtgatcatttttttaacaacACACTTCCAACTAATGGAATACACATTCAAATATTGTCAAAATTGAATTActtacttttattaaaaagggTCATCAGAAATGATACTTCCCTTAATAGGTCcttaaaatacatttaccATAATTATGTGTTAGCTAGGGAAGGACGTAATGGTAATGATGTAATAAGCAGTTGCATAGACCATCGTTTGTGTGTACCAGGtgttgataaaaataaaaataggagTATCACTATACACAGAAAAGACGATGCCCCCAGTAGTAGCTGTTGTATTAACGATGCAGCAATAGCACCTGCTAGGGGTAGCAGCGGTAATAGTAGCAGTGGTAGTggcaatataaaaaaggaagatggtaaggaatttttttgtttaaaaaaagcgAGCGAGCTTTTCAAAGTGGACAATTGTAAGATAGTAATtcatacaaatattaataacaaatatataaaacatgtatatttagAGGAGTTAGATGAGGATATAAGCACTCAGTTAAACTATGTATACATGTTTGACAATAAGATCgcagataaatatatattactacaGCTGTATagtttttatgaatattataagGAAGAAGTagagaagaagaagaatgagtttttattttttctggaTAGACTATGTGAACGGATGTTAGACAAAATGAACTTGATAGATTTAGTTTTTATCTTTCATACtcatataaaacaaaattattataatcatttgtttttatttattttaatgaacgagtcagaatattttttaaatactacAGCACagttaaaaaaggaagagaaaaaacaacaaatcattaaaaagaaatataatcaaaaatcattaattacattttttcattcctTAACTaactactttttttatttaagtaaACACGATACGGATGGGAGGTATAGAGACAAACTGAACTATGTCAAATGGTtgatatataacaaaatgtaTGGGTACTTGTTACAATATTTGCAGGAAAATTACACGCTTTTTACTGCCCTCGATATGACCATATTATactcttccttttttaagttaggaataaaaaatgatcaGCTCCAGGGGGTGTTGCTGGACTACATAGTTTGCAGAAGCGTCGATGGTGTGGCTAGCACGAATAGAGGTCATGACAAGGCAAGGACAAATGCAAGTGATGATGTAGCTAGCACAGATCGCGGTGATGGTGTAGCAGACATACAGAGCAGCACAGGCGGGTGCCATGATCGCATGAGCGGGGGAAACATGCAAATATTCTGTTCCTTTGTAAACATGTTTTGTAAATTCTTCACTCAGTTTAGCTATagcaaagaaaaatacacgaaagtaataaaaagtttattagttatatttgaaaacaatttgaaaattatagtagaattattttttaacaatgCTTGTCCAACTGAGGTAGATGATAAAAGGCGAACGTCGACTGAAAGTTTTCTGAATATAGTAACAAATAAGGACGtaaattattttgcttttattaatttactaCGAATTAGTAGGAGAAGTGAAAATGGTACTTCCCTTCTAGTAGGGTCAAAAGAGAAGAAGTGGTCGAAAGGCGTAAACCAATTTAGTAGTTCCAATTGCACAGACGGTAAGGACAGTAACATTTGTAAGGACAACAGTGGGGAGAACCTGTACAATCTTAGTacaattaatgaaaatataaaatacattgtTAACGTTCTAAATTCTACATACAAGATATTAAATCATACAATTATGTCGTAcagaataaatgaatttagtaaaaattttcataaaattcaGTTATACAATTTTGTAGATAAAATGATATTTGGTCATACCTGTACTGATAACTATAACTGTACAGAATATACACAAATGTTGagaaggtatatatataacattagtCTGTTTACATATTCAGaaggtataaatataaatcgTTTATTCATTTGTAGCTATATTGGAAACTTGTTTCTCTGTGATtttgtaaatgtatacataaagaGTATATCACAACAGCTGCTTAACAGTGGTGAACGAATTAGCAcgataaaagaaaaacttaatgatgacttttttttttctcaaattGTTACTAACACATTGGGAgctattaataatttaaatattaggAGAAACggtatttttgaaaatatatcttatttgattaaaaaaaatacatttcatCTACAATTTATGCATATAGCAAATATCATACACTCATTTGCATCTGTCAAGATTAGAAATGAAAAACTGCTTTGTTTCTTATTACACGAATTGATGCTTCAAATGAATGTagaaaggaataaaaagCAACTGAATGATCAGATCTTAAGTAATATAtctatttctttattaaaattagatTTCCCCAATGAAAAATTTgatcatataatttttgccAATTTTAAGAAAGTACAGTCATTACAGTCCCTCattaatattactttttacaTTTCTTACTACAATTTGGTATATCCCTTTTTaagagaaaattattttaattatttttttcaacatgtaaaaatatataaaatggatCACTTAACTGTACAAAGTAAGGCACAACTAAAATTAATCTCTTTTCTAATTTTGCACATTCATCGTTACTGCTCTGTTAAATCAGGCATATCTGATATATCGTTTGACGCCTTTGTGAACAGTTTGAACAATCTTATTCGTTCCTCCTCAAACCATAGTTACACAAAATTGTCAAACGTGGGTCTTTATAATCATACTTTGAAGAAAGTATACAACTATGTTACATACATCGTTAGAAAGCGAAATGCACTAAATAACTATTGTAGGATtaatcaaaaattttttaagaatcAAAATAATTCACTTAGTAAGCACACCAAAGCTTTAAATAGTAACCAGCCATATAAcgtgtttttaaaaaagcatCGAACAAAGCAGTTATGCATCAGTAACTGTAAGAGGGGCATGCATTCACATAGTACAGCCCCTCACGGTAGACCTTGTGGTAAGTTCTgttctcatatatataacagcGAGCATAGAAGAGAACATAGAAGCATGCACAGCAGATTACATGGCAGATTACGTATCAGATTACATGGCAGATTACATGACAGATTACATGGCAGATTACATGACAGATTACATGGCAGATTACATGACAGATTACATAGCAGCGTGGAACAAAATATAGAGGGGAAAAACACGAACACGTGTTTCTCTCTTACGCATTTAAAGAGCACCTCCATAAACATGTTTgacatttttacatataaacttctaaaaaacaaaaacgataaaaatgtaaagttACTAGATCGAGAGAATTATCTCAATCTTAACTTTGTTTCCGCATTTCCATTTCCAGAAAAACCGATAAATTATTCGACCTCGAATCTGCACAACGACATATTCGACGTTATTGTATCCCTGAACATTAAGAGAACAGCAGTGAAGGAGATATCCCATTACCCCTATTACGTTGACATAGTCCTCCTCTAA
- a CDS encoding NEDD8-conjugating enzyme UBC12, whose protein sequence is MKDEAIRRLKPFELILQKELMDLDEIEGVKLFQIDDTDLKEIGISITPKDSYFRNKTVEFLIKFKDSYPITPPKITCLSKIFHPNIDENGNVCLNILKLEWNPIINLQMLILGLLLLLNVLIYVSNTDENNFALCIIHAILFLSVNMYLCICANEIFTANIEPSTDDPFNKSAAEVFKNDKIIFQQINNSLFQGK, encoded by the exons ATGAAAGACGAAGCTATTAGGAGATTAAAACCGTTCGAACTAATTCTTCAAAAAG AATTAATGGATTTAGACGAAATTGAAGGGGTGAAATTATTCCAAATTGACGATACcgatttaaaagaaattggAATATCGATAACACCAAAGGATAGTTATTTTAGGAATAAAACCGTTGAGTTTCTCATAAAATTTAAGGATAGTTATCCGATTACTCCACCCAAAATTACCTGTCTCAGCAAG ATATTTCACCCAAATATTGATGAAAACGGAAATGTTtgtttgaatattttaaagctTGAATGGAACccaattataaatttacaaatgtTAATATTAGGATTACTTCTGTTGttaaatgtattaatttatGTGTCGAATACTGATGAGAACAATTTTGCTTTATGCATTATCCAcgctattttgtttttatctgTCAACATGTACTTGTGTATTTGCGCAAATGAGATTTTTACAGCTAATATT GAGCCCTCAACGGATGATCCTTTCAACAAATCAGCAGCGgaagtatttaaaaatgacaaaataatatttcaacaaataaataattctttattcCAGGGGAAATAA
- a CDS encoding kinesin-13 — translation MQQSYTFSDTSDFSSLDEMNCSLNNNDKHMFLTKKIGKQDDKLRNRSSCDTNMSKSKKSDLQLLRHSVGSKLTNFSQEKEKLKENSFLKNSNVNTEENVLYNMNNVSSLNEDINDNNNAKNTIKPVVHMRNVNEREDNKENDNIFFDAVSHYTDNYVNKFIPYIGQNLFNTNNNASMNYPYVSNSNAGVNNTTNYGNEMQNNGTFIDIKKRSTKGTNLLVNNYQENGIQTNVSMKLNALGDTENSANYISATCVENTNLENTNIPIPNGSANETNNINNHQEHKVSDYLGTNPSYGYNNNDLTNCNENGFVEFRTKDTINKEIVDVNNMDEERTHANKMNNFSNNDYLNQFQKNVNSMLDSCLNSLNITNLYEDTQSILNKILLSKYKADKDNVIKKYINEDINIMSLEQVDKYAQLIYEKRKVILNKLLFLFKKNVDIQTNNETSDLKKDLVMCHICSNNPDDQFHFYAYSRLEKDIINLIMLRQLWCESENLRLLHQFLIMEYQNKSASSILFNVPQNSENGSIVHGGVDSNVNSGLHANVNASIHANLNTYSMSKKYVDDSKSSANGSFTKTEVIPGRMIK, via the coding sequence ATGCAGCAAAGTTATACCTTTTCGGACACCTCTGATTTTTCCTCACTGGATGAAATGAACTGTAGCCTTAACAACAATGATAAACATATGTTTTTAACGAAAAAAATTGGTAAACAAGATgataaattaagaaatagAAGCAGTTGTGATACGAACATGagcaaaagtaaaaaaagcgACTTACAGTTACTCAGACATAGTGTAGGAAGTAAACTAACTAATTTTTCacaagaaaaggaaaaattaaaagaaaattcttttttaaaaaatagtaatgtAAATACTGAAGAGAATGTCCTATACAACATGAACAACGTTAGCAGTCTCAATGAAGATATTAATGATAACAACAATGCAAAGAATACTATCAAGCCTGTTGTACATATGAGGAATGTTAATGAAAGAGAAGACAACAAAGAGAAtgacaatatatttttcgaTGCTGTTTCTCATTATACGGATAATTATGTGAACAAGTTTATCCCGTATATTGGTCAGAACTTATTTAATACGAATAACAATGCAAGTATGAACTATCCATATGTAAGTAACAGCAACGCTGGGGTGAATAATACAACGAATTATGGCAATGAAATGCAGAATAATGGTACCTTTATTGACATAAAGAAGAGATCTACAAAGGGAACGAATCTTCTTGTAAATAACTACCAGGAAAATGGAATCCAAACGAACGTGAGCATGAAATTAAATGCATTAGGAGATACGGAAAATAGTGCAAATTACATTTCAGCTACGTGTGTGGAAAACACTAACTTGGAAAACACCAATATCCCTATCCCTAACGGAAGTGCGAACGAGACAAACAACATAAATAATCATCAAGAACACAAAGTAAGCGACTATTTAGGCACTAACCCGAGCTATGGTTACAACAACAACGATTTGACTAATTGTAATGAAAATGGATTCGTAGAATTTAGAACGAAAGATACcattaataaagaaatagtAGATGTGAATAATATGGATGAAGAACGAACTCATgcaaataaaatgaacaatttttcaaataatgaTTACCTGAATCAGTTCCAAAAGAACGTGAATAGCATGTTAGATAGTTGTTTGAATAGTTTGAAcataacaaatttatatgaagATACACaaagtatattaaataaaattttattgtcAAAGTATAAAGCAGATAAAGATAATGTCattaagaaatatatcaatgaagatattaatattatgagTTTAGAACAAGTAGACAAATATGCACaattaatttatgaaaaaagaaaagtcatattaaataaactcctgtttttatttaaaaaaaatgttgatATACAAACAAATAATGAAACTAGTGATTTGAAAAAAGATTTGGTCATGTGCCATATATGTAGTAATAACCCAGATGAtcaatttcatttttatgctTATAGTAGATTAGAAAAGgacattattaatttaattatgttaAGGCAGTTATGGTGTGAAAGCGAAAATTTAAGACTACTGCATCAGTTCTTAATAATGGAGTATCAGAATAAATCGGCCAGCTCAATATTGTTTAACGTACCCCAGAACAGTGAAAATGGTAGTATCGTGCATGGTGGTGTTGATAGCAATGTGAACTCCGGCTTACATGCTAATGTAAATGCGAGCATTCATGCCAACTTAAATACGTACTCGATGAGCAAAAAATATGTGGACGATTCCAAAAGTAGTGCCAATGGTAGCTTCACTAAAACGGAGGTTATTCCAGGCagaatgataaaataa